The Montipora capricornis isolate CH-2021 chromosome 3, ASM3666992v2, whole genome shotgun sequence genome includes the window caaatacaaacatATTAGATATGGCATCTTGCTGTGCAAATTTATAActtttttgtccaaacttctTTTTTTAGGTGCTCATAAATAGCGTAAAGAGGCCGTATGATAAAATGCtttttgactgagtttaggtcggggcggacaggaaaatatttggcccgtgGTCATGGAGcacgtacgccatgacctcgagTGAGATACTTTCCCGTCCACCTCGACCTAGACTcggtcaataagtacatatccCGACTCTAGATATAGTTTTTCTCAGTGTTCTTGTGTAGACCCATTTCCACTACTAGGGTTAACGCTCAGATGAACCATGTGGAAGCAAACATAGCACTTAAAACTAGACCCTATTAGAGATGTCTGAGACAGCTAAGCTATGTAGCAAGAATCactgatgatcatgatgatcgAGTCGGACCAGATGCTTGTAGTTTTGTTTTAAGACAAGACCATGGCCCTATAAAACTACTGGTTCAAACTACGGTATAAAGAGCTCTTATAACAACGAGAATCTTTACAGAGTTAGCTGTCAAAGAGGGTTGAACCACCTGCTTacagaaacaaacaaaccactGAACCAGGTAACTGACATAATTTTACACAGATTGAAAACCCGATTTTGTCAGTTCTGTCTAAGATTACCACAAATTTAATTTACGAATTTCTTGGAGTTCTTTATTCCCTTCAGTTTCCAGCGTGTACCTTACTTGTTTGATtctaatttcaatatttctagaAATAAGAGTAAAAAGCGGTGTTGAAGACTTTTCGAGTATcataatttgcactggtatgcTACCAGGTTATTAAAGCAGGGAGCAGCTGTGAAACTCGTCATTGAGGAAAAAATGTGTTTAACACTTACAGTTTAACATGTTCTCTCATGTGTTATATCTCGCCTTAAGTTAGACTTCCCAGACACAAAATAACGCATTTAAGTCAAATTCTGAtccaaacaaaaataaagctaAGGGATAACAAGATTCACGTTTTCATTTAATGTACCAGGTACACGGTAGGTGCCGGAGAAGCGCAAGTGCAATCTAATTGTCGTTTTTATTTGATTTCGTGCAATGTCGATTTTTCTGCCATCTCCTCCGTCGAGTCTTCGAGAACCCAGACCAAGAAAATTATCATGGGTTTTTCATGAGCGATCAAACTTTCTCTTTTTTCAAGTGACATAAAACTCTGGTGGAAATCTTACAACATCTCGTGATCTTAAAACAGAACGCAACATCTTTACCTTTGTCTTCTCCTCCGCCCtttgtttttgatcttttaaaaAGATCAGTTTCTGCAAAGTTCTGTTGATCCTTCATAACGGTTTCATCGTCTAGATTGCTGTTTGGTCTTCCTTTGATTCCACAGACGTAAACACAAAGGACCACAGATAACATAAACATCTTCGACGCCAGTGAAGCCATCGTTGCCGAAGACGTCTCACCTAGCAGCTTCCAATTTAGGTTGAAGCCTTCAACGTAAATATACTTCAAAAATCCTGAGCTAGAATTTAGTTGGTGAGGGCCGAATAACCAGCGAGTAGAACATTCTAACGTGGCAATCGATTGTTGTCATGCCTCTATGATTTAGTGACAGACTGGCGCCTCGACTATTGGTCCATAAGCCCTGTTATGGTTAACCGGTTGCttgtattattttgtaaaagaatttttgatttgtttttcatgcaTAATTTAATGGCTATGATTTCTTCTACACTTGTTTTCTTCGCTGTTTTGTTAGCCTCTCTGTCGCAGGGACAATCAAGGATGACAATTTCAAAAACTGACGTGGCCGAGTGCTTTGTCTCAGTTGTAGAAATATTATACGCGGATAAACAGGAACCAGCTAAATGTTTTGTAGTTCTTTATTGGGAAAAGCATCAGTTCAAATAAATCATTCAAGCTATGAAGGGAAACGGTTCTACAGTTCAAATATGAACAGAAAAGCAAATGGTAAAAGTATTCCAAACTTTCAAAGAGATATCAACTAACTTCATGACAAAAAGATATACATGATAAGAAGAAGGAGCACCATGGTAAAAATCGTATATGTTGATTAATCAGTGGTGCTCTACATGATTGGATGATTAAGAGGATTATCTTGAGTGTTATGTAGGTTAACAGATCTCTCTTGAAAGTCGCAAGAAATCTTTGGCCTTCAAATGTCTTTACGCTCTTTGAAGTATTGCTCCCAGTGTGCCACCGAACTGCCATTGCACTTTCCGGTAAAGCAAttaagtttgtttttacgtaCCGCCCATTTACAGCGATAGTCAGCGTTTCTTTTCCAAATACTACTCATTTCTTTTCGAGCTCTTGTTTCACTGGATTGGTATCGTGTCCgttctttcttttaaaagtaTGTTTATATCTATTGCAACAGCGAGGCCAAGGGAGGGGTTGTTCCCTTGAAATTCTTCCCGAAAttgctttcaaacttgttctcagcttttcgatccctaaaatggtttatgtttccttgttctttaaggcactttgtctttgttaCCCTATCTCCCAGTTCAAAGTAACCAAGGTTTCTTTTTCCCCCAAATCCCTGGGTGGGCCTCAATACCTGCGTTATGCTGCACTCCCTACAGTGCAATAGTTAGATTTTCGACCTACATTTTTCCGACGAATACAAAAGATCAATGGAATCGAACGTGTTCGTATTTTGCGAAAATATGGCCCTCTTTATCAAATGAGTTATGCGAACGACCTGGCAAAGGGCTCTTTTGACTTCCGTTTCAAATACagtcttgaaaaacaaatggtCTTTCTGGTTATTCATAAAAAGCACATGGCCCCCTTAAGTCAGACCATAAGGAGCGAAGTAACAACTCCCAAATTTTGATTAAAATTCTGTTAAAGTTCAACAGGTAATCGTGCACGCCACTTAGCCAGACGAAACAATGACATAACATTACGTGTTcaaattgtaaatattaaacAAGAAAGGTTTTTGACCACATTGCTTCAAGAATTCGTTTTCCTTAAGCCAAGATGAAGGCTATGATTTTATCTGCTCTCTTAGTTTCCGCGTTCGTTTTAACAATAGCGAAGCCTGTGAAAGAAGAAGATGATGGTTTTCTGGTCAAACGTGAAGACAAACGTGGCGCAGACGAAGAACTGGAAACGTCTGGCGATGGAAAAGAGGATGAGGAAGATGGAAGTTCGATCGACGAGGAGCCTCGAGCGAGAGAGAAACGAGGCAAGCTTGAGGAGTTAGAGGAAGACAAACAGGCAAAGGATTCGAGTGGGGATGATTcggaagaagaagacgaagaagcagaagaagaagGACGAAACGGCATTAAAGAACTGAATAAAGATTCTAGTGGAGACGATGATTTATCTGAGAATGAGCTACAGTGGAAAAATACACTAGGAATTCGTGGACCGTTAAGTATTACTGCCTTTCAACCTGGGAGTTCTGCGACATCgtcaaagaaaggaaaaaaacagaagGACCAAGCATCAATGGATTTTGTCACACCCTCCGGAAATCTCGAAATAACACCATTCGCACCAGCTATTAACAGGTTGAAGAAGGTCCGCCGAAGATGCATGTGCCCGTTGCCTTGTGACTATGAAGTGATAGGTTGTAGTGGACCATACACAATACCTTGTGGAGGTTTTGGTGGATTGTGGCCTGCCTTGGGATGTGGGGGATACGGGAGCTGCGGGGGCTGCGGTGGACTGTATGGTGGCTTAGGAGGCTATGGACTTGGGTATCCCGTTCCTGGCGGTGGATTAGGATATGGTGGATGTGGCGGTGGATGTGGTGGATGCTGCGGATGCGGCGGATGTGGTCCTTGTGGAGGTGGCTGTTGTGGATTTCCCATGATGTGTTGCTGTAAGTATAACAACTAGCGAAAGTAAACGATTTGAAACGGTGGATAGGTCTAACAACAGAACAATAGAAAATCACACTTCACGTACCTTTTAAAAAACTGATCGGAAGTGCAGTACTTCCTGTAAGTCTTGGGTGATAAGCAGAACTTCGTATTCTATTTCGATTTTCAGTTCCAAAGGCAAGATTGTTAGTGCGGCTGCCCCTTATGTATTGGCcttttaaaatggaaaaatagCGATTTAATGCGGTCGCCAGAAATTTTTCTAGCGAGAATAAGAACTTCATTGTACATTTTGCCCACCGCAATTTATAATTAATAACTCCTTCCTTTAACCAGTACTCAACAGTTTTCCCTAATCAGAAAACCTAAGATATCCTTACAAGAACTCTTTCCTTTGGTGATCATTAGGTTGCAAGAACGGCAAAGACAAGAAACCAGCTCAAGATAAGCAAAGTAGCAGCAAGAGAGGAAACAACCAACCGATAGTGATGCGTGCAATTCAAGCACCACTGAAAATGAATCAACCATTGATAAAAAGGCCCTAAACTGTGATAGCTGTCCTGGACAGTTCTCAACGGGAAAAGTGCTTCACATCACTTGTAAACACAGCGTGACTTGTGTGCGAATACAGTACTGAAAAGTTAAACTGGCATCGCATATGAATTAAACCTTCCAATAAACGTTTATCTACATTAAGTGGACATCCTAATATAT containing:
- the LOC138042840 gene encoding uncharacterized protein; protein product: MKAMILSALLVSAFVLTIAKPVKEEDDGFLVKREDKRGADEELETSGDGKEDEEDGSSIDEEPRAREKRGKLEELEEDKQAKDSSGDDSEEEDEEAEEEGRNGIKELNKDSSGDDDLSENELQWKNTLGIRGPLSITAFQPGSSATSSKKGKKQKDQASMDFVTPSGNLEITPFAPAINRLKKVRRRCMCPLPCDYEVIGCSGPYTIPCGGFGGLWPALGCGGYGSCGGCGGLYGGLGGYGLGYPVPGGGLGYGGCGGGCGGCCGCGGCGPCGGGCCGFPMMCCCCKNGKDKKPAQDKQSSSKRGNNQPIVMRAIQAPLKMNQPLIKRP